The genomic DNA GCTCCATAAGGTCTCATGCCTCTTAATATAATCAAAAAACTGTCAATTTCCTATTACTTATGCAAAACTCAATAAGTTCGTCACAGCGCTACAAACAAATCGAATCTCTCGACTTCACATGAGTTGCCGGCACAAGGAAGCAAGAGTATCTGTAAAAATCAAGACCTTCCTGTGCCGCCAGCCTCAACGCCGATCGCCGCAATCCGCAACAGTTCTCTTTCCCCAGCCGGAGGTTGTTCCGCATTGCTGCGATTCTGGCGACGGCGTCTGACGATTCACTTCAGACGCCAATAGGGGAACATCGTTCTTTCAAATCCTATGCCATCGACCGTGGAATTGGTAATATGATTTTCCTGGAATTAACCCCCTGCCACGGCAGCGTTGACGGTGCCTGTTTTCCGGCAATTCTCATCTCTGCGAAAACGATTCCGAATTCTTGAAGTGCGAACAAAAACGGCGCACGTGCAGGTGTGCGCCGTCGCACCGGCGATTGGGGGGAGCGGCAGCCTGCGCGCAACACCTCCGCGCTGCGGGCAACAGCCTCTCCTCCTTCTTGCCGGTCGGTCTCTCCCCGGGCTACCGCCTCACAGCGCGGCGTGATACGCTTCCGGCCTGAAGCTCTTCAGCGCTTTCATGTATTGCGCGCGTTCGAATGCGGAAGGATCCGCGCTGTTGATCTGGCTCATGCTGCCCTGCATTTGCTGGACGGACTCGTATTCGTTCTCCTCCATCCAGCGCACCAGGTTTTGCTCGACGCGGCGCAGATGATCGACACCATAGCGCAGCAGCGCCGCGGCCATCATTGTCACGTTGGCGCCCACCATCAGCATCTTCACCACGTCCGGGGCATCATGAATCCCGCTGGTTGCCGCGAGATCAGCCTTCAGGCGGCCGAAGAGAATGCCGATCCAGGTCAGCGGCAGGCGCAAGGCCTGCGGCGTGCTGAGCAGGACATTGGGCCGGACTTCCAGACTTTCAAGATCAATGTCCGGTTGATAAAAGCGATTGAACAGCACCAGCCCGTTCGCGCCCGCCGCGTCAAAGCGATGCGCCATGTTGGCAAGATTGCTGAAGAACGGGCTGAGCTTGATGGCCACCGGAATCTTCACCGCGGCCTTCACCGCCTTGAGCACGTCCAGATAGCGCTGTTCGATTTCTGCGCCGCTGAGTTCGAGGTCGGTGGGAATGTGATAGACGTTCAATTCCAGCGCGTCGGCGCCCGCCTGTTCGATCAGCCGGGCAAAGTCGATCCAGCCGCCGACCGTGGAACCGTTCAGGCTGGCGATGATGGGTATATCGACTGCCTGCTTGGCGCGGCGAATATGCTCGAGGTAACCGTCCGGCCCGAGATGGAATTCCTGCGGCTGGGGGAAATACGTGAGCGCCTCGGGAAAACTCTCCGTGCCATAAGTGAGGTGATGATTGAGTTCGTAGGTTTCCAGGCGCAATTGCTCTTCAAAGAGGGAATACAGCACGACTGCGGCCGCGCCTGCCTCCTGCATGCGCTCGAGGCTGCTGATCTCCTCGGACAGCGGCGAAGCGGAAGGCACCAACGGCGTGCGCAGTTTCATGCCGAGATAGGTTGTCGTCAAATCCATGTCATCGTTCTCCGTAGCGTTAGCGAAACAAGCGCGAAAAAAGAGGTTCTCCAGCGTGGCGCCGGCCGGATGACGGTGCGGGCCGCGGGGCCGCCGGTTCCGTCACCCGCAGCCACTCACGCCTTCCCCTCTTCACCTTTGGCTTTGCCGTTGCCGGTGGGGCGCGCCGCCAGATACTCATAGAGTTTCCAGCGCGTATGGACATCCTCCTGCGCTTCCTTGAGCATGCGCTTGGCGTCTTCCGGCTTGCTTTTGGTCAACATCTTGAAACGGTTCTCCATGTAGAGAAATTTTTCCACCGGCAGCTTGGGCGCGGAAGAATCGAGCACGAACGGATTCTCGCCATGCCGGGCGCGGTCGGGATGGTAGCGATACAACGGCCACTGGCCCGAATCCACCGCCGCTTTTTGATTCTGCATCGCCGTCGCCATGTTGATGCCGTGCGCGATGCAATGGCTGTAGGCGATGATCAGCGACGGCCCTTCATACGCTTCCGCTTCGAGGAACGCCTTGAGCGTGTGTTCGTCTTTCGCGCCCATGGCCACGC from bacterium includes the following:
- a CDS encoding dihydroorotate dehydrogenase-like protein, producing MDLTTTYLGMKLRTPLVPSASPLSEEISSLERMQEAGAAAVVLYSLFEEQLRLETYELNHHLTYGTESFPEALTYFPQPQEFHLGPDGYLEHIRRAKQAVDIPIIASLNGSTVGGWIDFARLIEQAGADALELNVYHIPTDLELSGAEIEQRYLDVLKAVKAAVKIPVAIKLSPFFSNLANMAHRFDAAGANGLVLFNRFYQPDIDLESLEVRPNVLLSTPQALRLPLTWIGILFGRLKADLAATSGIHDAPDVVKMLMVGANVTMMAAALLRYGVDHLRRVEQNLVRWMEENEYESVQQMQGSMSQINSADPSAFERAQYMKALKSFRPEAYHAAL